In one window of Henckelia pumila isolate YLH828 chromosome 1, ASM3356847v2, whole genome shotgun sequence DNA:
- the LOC140875228 gene encoding uncharacterized protein isoform X1 → MHGNTNMYSLIMRHRLRNNSNKTLYVTEKLSDNRPTTYWIRLEPYETSSDFKAAKYKNNFDVYTGCLTMIVIFVDGYQASGGLNPWEYVSFFELIFDIDEGSNTLIVSGIQAKSSDYFPCRCLPLWSCFTESGRQKEIIMVSGFKAFKPENEGRLFSDDKEMVTIYVMVNYDGERKKNDEGGFTWSSGAHTKWKAILFVKNQLSLDGVTHQICATLGLNSNEVKIMFSDLPENIADSYYFKDSRRFNIYLTLNSHVFKTIPQLHVKIDVVKSNDTSSNMPIQKA, encoded by the exons ATGCACG GAAACACGAATATGTATTCTCTGATCATGAGACATCGGTTGAGAAACAACAGTAACAAAACTCTCTATGTGACGGAGAAGCTCTCTGATAATCGCCCTACCACCTATTGGATACGGCTGGAACCATACGAAACCAGTAGTGACTTCAAAGCTGCTAAATACAAAAATAACTTTGACGTTTACACCGGTTGCCTAACTatgattgtgatttttgtggaCGGGTACCAGGCATCTGGTGGCCTCAATCCTTGGGAATATGTTTCATTCTTTGAGCTAATCTTCGACATCGACGAGGGCAGTAACACGTTGATCGTGTCTGGGATTCAAGCAAAGTCATCGGATTACTTTCCCTGCCG GTGCTTGCCTTTGTGGAGTTGTTTTACAGAAAG TGGTAGGCAAAAAGAAATCATTATGGTCAGCGGATTCAAGGCCTTCAAACCTGAGAACGAGGGACGTCTCTTCTCAGACGACAAG GAAATGGTGACCATCTATGTAATGGTCAACTATGACGGGGAACGTAAAAAAAACGATGAAGGTGGCTTTACATGGTCCAGCGGAGCTCATACCAAATGGAAAGCTATTTTATTTGTTAAGAATCAGTTGAGCCTAGACGGAGTGACCCATCAGATTTGCGCCACTCTTGGTTTGAATTCGAATGAAGTCAAAATTATGTTCTCCGACCTGCCAGAAAATATTGCAGATTCTTATTACTTTAAAGACTCGCGacgttttaatatatatttaactttAAACTCTCATGTTTTCAAAACCATACCCCAGCTGCATGTAAAGATCGATGTTGTGAAGTCTAATGATACATCCTCAAATATGCCAATCCAAAAGGCCTAG
- the LOC140875228 gene encoding uncharacterized protein isoform X2, with product MHGNTNMYSLIMRHRLRNNSNKTLYVTEKLSDNRPTTYWIRLEPYETSSDFKAAKYKNNFDVYTGCLTMIVIFVDGYQASGGLNPWEYVSFFELIFDIDEGSNTLIVSGIQAKSSDYFPCRGRQKEIIMVSGFKAFKPENEGRLFSDDKEMVTIYVMVNYDGERKKNDEGGFTWSSGAHTKWKAILFVKNQLSLDGVTHQICATLGLNSNEVKIMFSDLPENIADSYYFKDSRRFNIYLTLNSHVFKTIPQLHVKIDVVKSNDTSSNMPIQKA from the exons ATGCACG GAAACACGAATATGTATTCTCTGATCATGAGACATCGGTTGAGAAACAACAGTAACAAAACTCTCTATGTGACGGAGAAGCTCTCTGATAATCGCCCTACCACCTATTGGATACGGCTGGAACCATACGAAACCAGTAGTGACTTCAAAGCTGCTAAATACAAAAATAACTTTGACGTTTACACCGGTTGCCTAACTatgattgtgatttttgtggaCGGGTACCAGGCATCTGGTGGCCTCAATCCTTGGGAATATGTTTCATTCTTTGAGCTAATCTTCGACATCGACGAGGGCAGTAACACGTTGATCGTGTCTGGGATTCAAGCAAAGTCATCGGATTACTTTCCCTGCCG TGGTAGGCAAAAAGAAATCATTATGGTCAGCGGATTCAAGGCCTTCAAACCTGAGAACGAGGGACGTCTCTTCTCAGACGACAAG GAAATGGTGACCATCTATGTAATGGTCAACTATGACGGGGAACGTAAAAAAAACGATGAAGGTGGCTTTACATGGTCCAGCGGAGCTCATACCAAATGGAAAGCTATTTTATTTGTTAAGAATCAGTTGAGCCTAGACGGAGTGACCCATCAGATTTGCGCCACTCTTGGTTTGAATTCGAATGAAGTCAAAATTATGTTCTCCGACCTGCCAGAAAATATTGCAGATTCTTATTACTTTAAAGACTCGCGacgttttaatatatatttaactttAAACTCTCATGTTTTCAAAACCATACCCCAGCTGCATGTAAAGATCGATGTTGTGAAGTCTAATGATACATCCTCAAATATGCCAATCCAAAAGGCCTAG